The Humulus lupulus chromosome 7, drHumLupu1.1, whole genome shotgun sequence region TGAATATCTAACATTAATGGTTAAGATAGGATAGTTCATACGAAATGGGTGAATTGAATTACATGAAGATCCATTGCATCTTAAAGTTTTGAAGTTCTGAAAGCACTTGATGCACAAGTTAAATAATAATTTGTTTTTTCAACAGAACCCAGGTAACTTGCTCCAAATATCAATGTTCTGCATTGGTATCTAGTGAGCAACAAATCCATCTAGTATTTGTTTATCTTTTATTGGGATCAACATGTTCCTCCATTGATGAAAGTGTCAGTCATTAATAGGATTACTAAAGCAAGCCGAGTAATATCATTATATATGTTGCCAACTAAATCTACCAGCTGGGGCTTGACCTAGTGGTAAGTGCAAAAGTCTAGGAGTCAactttttggggagaaaaaaCAAAACTATTATAAACTATGAAAATGAACAACTTACAAGTGAGCAGACTAGAAATCAAAAGACAGCATTGTCAAATCTGTTTACACTTTTAGTTACAACGACGAAAACAGAGAAACTTCTTTCAAACTATATTACCATCTGAAATATAAACTAAACATTAGACTTTTGCCTAACCAAATTGAAAGAATCATTAGAGAACCTTGAGCAGCTATCACAATGATGagaatagaaaatatataataGCATGAGTTCAAATCTGAAAAGGAAAAAGTACTGTACTGATCTGCAACTACTGATATATAGGAAAGTCTATTCGTGGTGGGATAATATGTGAATCAGTTCCAACAGAGACGGTGCTACTCGATGACCCTTCACTCATCATCTTCAAAAAGTAACTATGCCTACACAAGAAAAACTTAGAACTTAGAGAACATTCAAGTGAAATAATGAGAACAGAAGCTCAGCAAAGAGACATGTACCATCGAGTGTCTGCTGTCAGCTCAGGATGAAAAGCGGTAGCCAGCAAATTCCCTTGTTTTACAGCTACAATCACTCTTGTTTCAGAACTGGTATTCCCCTGATCTCAAAAATTGATCAAGTAAACATCATGAAAGAAAATAACTCATCTTTAATAATAACTCCAGTGACATATTGTTTGGCCAGTTTCAGCAAATGTACCCACATCTTGTAATTGTAACACATGTATGTGCATATTACAAATAAAAAAGGCAGAAAATCAGGTCTGTTAGTAATTCAAACAACCAAAAACACAACATATGGAGCAAAACTTGTCATGCAACTCCTTTCAGAGAGTAAGTAAATGAAGCTTTTGCACATGTAACATGTAGGATAATTTTTGTACAAGGGTAAATTTTCTATACAGAGCATTCTTGGAAAGTTTGAAAATAGGAATAAACTCTGGCGTAGGATTATAAATTGCAATTCTTGATAAAATAATTCGTGATGTTAAAGAAATAGATTCTCCGTCGAAAGAGAACTGATGTCAAAAGTATTCAGTTACACCCTTTGAACTTCCACATGCATCAGATAATTTATCACCATTGCCATCATTTAGGATGAATTGTAAGTTTTCTCACGAAGATGTTATTTTTTCTGTTGAAAAATGAATAGATAAACTCAACAGGGTAGCTAAGCAACCATACAAATCGACTGCAATGAACATTTCCAAGTACTGTTGTTATTCTCTCAGGACTGTTAAAACTGGCATCACTCCCCTTTTAGAAAATAATGTGATGGGAATACCGAGtgattcataaaaataaaaataaaaaattaaattacacACGCTATGATACAGAAAATTATGACATCCTAAATATTCAGATGTAGGCTGTGTTCACCTTATTTTAATACTTTCAGTCACTTAAATTAAATCAACAAAAACTCATTTTGATTATATTGAATATTTCAGAGAAAATAGAAAAATCTTATCCTGTGGTATGTACAAGAGTCTTTCAACAAACTGTAATACAGAGTACAGACAGGAGACTCTTCATCCCACCTTCTAAATTGTTATTTCTTTAATAGTTCAATGTTCAATATGCTATAGGGAAAAAAATACCCAGAAAAGAAGTCATTACTAAATCCTCCGGGAAAGTACCATTTTAGATGTCTACCATAAAAACGCAGTCATCACATTTCAAGCAAATGACTCCCTTCAAACCAACACTTGTTCAATATGAACAGAGCAATTCGACATAAATATCAATCAGAAGTTTGATTTTTAAGCAGCAACACCAGCAAAACTTTTTAGAAGAGCAAAAGCAGATGCATATTGAACTTTTTAATATAGTAAAAGGGAAAAATGTCTACAGTCAGATAAGAACAAACCTCTTGACCTCCATCGGCAGAATTTGAATCTGACCCCTTAGTAGGTTTTGAATCCTTGATAGATGAAACAGGATAGTCAGCAAGCACCTGAACTTCTGACCCTACTTCAAGAATAGCAGGAGCACGGATGAAAACTCCACGAAATGTTTCAGGACCACCTTCCTTAGAGGAAAGCTCTGGTGCCTCAATCTCTGCCTCAAAGCTTTGGATCTGTTtattttttatacaaaaatatatcaatAATGAACATCGGCATAGAAGTATAGAACAATTGTTAATACAGCAGTTGGCTAAATAGGCAATTCATTATATTTTCCCCTTTTTCCTTCTTACACTAAAATTATATgcttaatatgcaaaactccatgCATGACTTGATCTTATTACAAAACTAACAACTACCAAGAAAGTCTGTGTATTCAAAAAGGAATATTGAATTTATTGATATTAGAATAATCACAACATTTTTGAAGAACTTGTATAAGGTCCAATGGATTTCCCTACCTGGCTTTTTGTGCCTGCGTGCATGTAAAAGTAGCAAAttggaaaagaaaaaacaaaatcaATATTATACACAACAACACCCTAGTCTACTCTTAAACACTATGTAGTTAGTACTGAAGTATTCTAGCATGTCACAAATTTGCACACTTTATCCTACATTCAAACATAAATTCATCTCCTTAGACACCACATACAGAAACACACACAAAATTTTGCAGCATAGTGCAGATTTATTTTGGTAGAAATAATTGACCATGGAAATCAAGCAGATGAGTTAGTTAACACCTGGCTACCAAAGAAATTCCTGTGCACTGTGCAGTCTAGGCCTCCAACTAGTTCCTGTCCTCCTTCTTTCTGCCCTGAAAGTATATGTGCTCATTTCAATTACAGAAAATCTCCCAAACATGcatattttctatataaaaataataattcaactgTAAAGTAAACAAAACACAGACAATTCATCATCCAGAACAAGAAAACCAACCTATAGCTTTATTTGCCAAGAAGATAAGCCCTGCACATGTCCCCCAAACAGGCTTCCCAATTTTGACGAATTCACGCAAGGCAGGAAACTGGTCAcaatttaaagaaaaaataaaaaggaatttgATTATTGATCATATTATTACCATTGAAAAATATGTACTATAAAATCTCATCTGAAAGAGAAACTCAAGCAATGTAGAGCCCTGAGCTTTTCATTTGTTTGGGAATCTTTGGTAACAATTTAAACTTATAGAGACAAAAGGTTTGGCTAATCATACTTTAATCCATAAATTCTCAAAACAATATGACAAAATTGTTTAAATCAAtagtcttttctttttctttctattCTTATGTTCCATAAATGAAAACAAAGAATTTCACTAATTCTGCGTAATTTGAATTGACAAAGAAAACCCATTTAACCAAATTgcatatttacaactaaaaaaaaaaagcgTTACACATGTCACCTGAAGTAGAGCATTCAAAACAAGAAACAATCAATGGTGTCAAAATTTTATGCATATCACAGATATTTGAGACTAAAGCCAAAACAAAACAATAAGGTATTttattttatacaaaaaaaagTTTTAAGCGAATGACAAGAGAGGGAGGGAGAGAAAAACCAGGTTGTGATACTCAGCCAACTTAGCCATGGTAGTACTCTCTCCTCCAGGAATAATAAGGGACGCAACATTTTGAAGCTGTTCTGGCTTCCTTATCTCCACGCCCTTAACCCCAATCCTTCTCAGCGCTGCCCCCCAAACCAAAACAATAAACCCACAATAACATTTTAAGCATATACCTCTTCAGCATATAAATTTACACACACAACCCAAAACCACATGAGAAaagatatacatataaatatatttataaaagagAGAAATGGAAAAGTCACCTGCAATATGTTCGTTAAAAGAACCCTGCAAAGCGAGGACACCGACGATAGTCATCTTCTCGGAAGAGAAAAGGAGCGGCCTTGAGTTGAGTGGAGTTAATCGCCACACTACAGTCAAGTCGAGTCTAAGTTAAAGATACCAATGAGTAATTGAGTATGAAATGTTAAATATTTTTCAGCCCCAAAGGACATGCACATCTATGTATGACTATGTGGGAGGCTGGCCGCCAGAGAAATATAACTTGCTTACCTTTTTTTctcctctttttctttttatataaaaaagtaaaataagttttttttctttGGACTTTTTCATGACTTTTATTCTCAAAATGTTGTCACCTTTGACCTTTTACATATATTAAGGACACACGAGAATACAGAGTTGTGAGGGTACGGTTCtacttaaataataataattattataataatatcatctCTTTGCAGCCAAATTAATAATGTTATCTCTATTCTAGTCTATTCTATTATATGCATTAGAGTTGGAGTAAAAGTTTTGACTATTGTTTTTTAAAAAGATTAGTGAAGTCTAATGTGcctatgtatatgtataataatGGTGGTAATTTAATtaggaattatttggtaagaagagtgatgatgcggtttttcgccaataatatatttaagaaataataagctTAATTAGTACTTAAGAATAAAtcgaaatatgaaatgaattcacaagaacacaaatctttttacgtggttcagtagttaaaattcacctagttcacgagtctatattattgttgtttctctctatattttggtagagtttcagtattacagaataatcgtcatttttcctgtccaatattatcagtatttatagataaattccatggacaagtttgggtaaccgtgtgaggCAAttacggatttacatatttattacatttaatacaaacaattctcatttatactgagatatgatttgatcacaaaataaatggtctcctaatatctgggacattaaatatgacaggctcGTCATAAATAATCGCataaaagtacccgagtctttggagatccgcgggtacgcaatatattttaattatcacgagctggatatctctctGAGCTCGTACTTCAGCAaccatttgaatatcatgagctcgtgcttcacaaccttcatgtttgtagctcgggttaaatccaggacgcctaacaccacacgtgcccatgtgaagctggagttgcttacgtggataataaacaaatatcatttccttggttatttctccgtatatttatttgtcagatgtacccgagctgagtgaaggactcatgctgaaattagggtacaacattttccccccaagtccttGCTCATGGTTCGTGTCGTCACCTTCttacctacacagtagggacttttagacttctgttgcaTTAAACCATGCCTACCCACCACTCGAGTACTAGACACATGGTATACCACAATTGGCGTTTGTTCGGATTTCGAGGcctacaataattgtcttgtcacctttttgctgtcattttttctttttaaccatggcctttggatcttgtactaaccaaatcggatggcccaaattaatttatgtcgtttacatataaatagggtaGGCAATTTTCAGGTTTCACCaactttcatttgaaatttttctatattttctctCCTCTGTATTTCTGaatccttcttctttctcagaaaaatccaaaaaccatttGTTGCACCCAGTTACTtaggagtcttccaggaactttCCTCTGCAAAGTCTACTTTCTATCGAAGAACATATTGTAAGTACCTCgtcttttggttttgaagaaaTTTTCCTTTtactgttttttttcttttcaccatGCTCATCCGCACTTCACCGTAGTCAACATTAGGTTATTTCCCAAATGTTTTTAGCGAATAGGCTTCAACTTAGATTTAAtgagtaggtcctaaaatatCTTTGGAACTACGACATTCGTAAAACTCAGTAATTTCTAGGTAAAGCTGGGTAATCCATGGcgaatttagaaaatacccattcgggatatagaagatgaaaagtttttagagtccaaaccaggttgcttaggggtcacgcttcttgggtggttttgcactaaactgtCTCCGAAGGAAagttgtagcacccacattattttgatatatatagccaataatcacatgattgcattgcattacatatcatacaatatgtataatttgagcatatgcatattcttataagtgttatcatgtataagtataaaagttgtgtatgtgatgtctatatgtatgctcaatattattaaccttgtggcatttgagttgtcttttatgggtgtttgatgtgctcaagatataagaaagtatgaaaaatatggacaaggcatggaattaagtgttgaaagtgagatatagaaggcaaaataggttaagtagtggaaaatagtacaatgtcgattactagtatttcggtgtaaaattgagtatttatggatttaccaaatgtaatcgaggtaggattaaggtctcattgatgatgtaaaaatggttttagaaccattagatcaattcttgatgggaggtatacataatcagtggtatggatgcaaagtcaaaacgagcttagcataagtgcgctacgctcgatcgggtaagcataactattgggtatgaagtcatatggacctaaggtttggtgtgagtgttttacacataaggataataggcctagcagatgattaagtcgaaattattgaagtgataaggttttcataagtcaaaaggtgaaatgatgagatgaaaggtgtcaacttttgacaataaggctaaatcattgaaaataaggaattttcatcaaaccttatcactttgcacgaccattattctgaaaaacagagagaaaataaaaccaaaaaccatttcttggctggtttgaagaaattctaaggagatccaagtgaaagcaaagccaaagaagtagattaagcttagttctagcctttttatggtaagttcttgtacttggaagttaaactatgtttttgaatttttctgagaacttatatatggtgttttatcctttttaagatatttctttgggtttccaagtggtttgaggtttagaaaagcttgaagagattgttttcgccgaaaagttgctcggtaagtgaaattttgtgttttatgaggtttttggggttcttggagtacaagatgatttttggttatttgattgagtttataagagagtatatatgtttataaatgtttgaatatatgtggagactcatttaatttgggtgatgatctaggagataagaattttatcaaaatcggtatatgataactttatgatgaatcatgttggtatttgggatatatggttatggcaggttaattgatgttgattattggtgtattttgatatttgaggatagctaaaattaaggggaaactctgtcaaaatttccccaaatgtctaagataaatctaatgctcgatctaggtggtttaaggcattttaggcatgttttgggtatgaaatttgatatgaagtcttatgggtattttttttaaatgagagttcaatgtattactgccatcattatgatgagaaatccatgctattgtcaggataagcacatcaatacctaagacatcacttgttacacggtgaaatatattgtggacaaaaggtaagtaaagtactcaactgcaacacaagaattatgtgttatgtgaaagtatgcattatatgaatattttgtgagtaagtggtattaacatacagtgacacttcatcataaatttgtatgcatggcataatagtgatatggtaaattattatatgatataagaccatgcatgatattatgatgattaatcatatgatgcctttgcaagttttgtgcaacataaaataaagttgtaataagaagtttaagttcagtgccactgttttgaaaaggcaaatgaaagtgttaataagtgtaaacggaggcctataataggcttatagtggctgcccaataatttgggctaggttttagtgaaccaattatattgtttgccatatttccgtttttatttctcctccatatgagttattgttatatgtattgacaccacagtgtgtggccgccttaactcttgagcctgacggggcaacgatggaataaggtttttaatgtgccctactgtggtgatggctagccggaggagaacccatgggattttatattgtatgtgtaacaagccctgcatgcattgaccaattcaaacagtgtgcacaatattaaggggcccaaaatttaaaaagaagttgtatatgtccattgatattgggtaatcattagcattgcatgcattactttgcttactgagctttaggctcacagttgtcttgtgttgcaggtagagaaagaaatatgtgaatgatatgaggagaactgaagcatggtcctgaccctgatttgtacatatgaacacatcgacctttttgtgggttatttcagttatcagtgaaatgtttgtaataaagtgtgaagttatgttttgaaaacaaattgggttatttaatacttatgtataatatgtttgagacccactttatgtttaatgtaaataatgtgaaataagttttcaagtttaaaaaaaaaaaaaaaaaatgtctagACTTCTgcagaaataaattatgatatagttttaaaacgtaacacctcaaatatggttttaactaaaataagtgagggtgttacaaaagTAGTGGCCTGatattctgacacacggatccctaaatatcaggggtctgttaagAAATCGAGGCGCGTAACTTAGGGTACTGCATGACATCACGCGATGGGGCCGAGGCTAACTCAGCTCATACATCAAAAGTAAACCATTCCCCCGTACTTCTGCGTCGTAACCTTTAAatcctcttaggtcgcctactaattagGTCGTTCTGTTCATTAGGAGATCTaatggctcccaagaagaacgcaCCCAAGAAGAACACAACCAGCTCATCCTCTCAGCAAAAGAAAAAAGGGAAGGAGGTCTCCTCTGAGTCTCCCATTCCCCACTTCGATCCAATGGTGGAAAATGAGGTagtggttgaccccaacgcctaCTTCGAAGCAGAAATAATTGTATCCAAGATCACAACCCAGGGGAGAGTGAACAAGATCATGCTGAGCCACAACATCGAGGTCGAGACCGAAGTTTTCATTGCCCAACCTGTCtttgaaggggaacggagctgctcccctctccaggaCAATTTCGcagcctggagtgacgaacacttgaaggcaggtgccttccttcccttggaccaatacttcgcggattttctgaatttcgtgaagttggctcaatttcagctccccccaaattcttataggcttttggcggggctgaaatacttgtgttttgaagcatgagtgggaggtccccactccggaagatatattatatttcttctgtctcaaagccagcccgaaacaaagaggtcgaggtgacgggttctactatcttaCCAGATTCCCCAATTCTGCTCCTGTCgtcgagctcccaagccaccctaacgactataaagacttgttctttatgtcaaatggattCTAAAACTGTGAACACAAATACTTCAATCGTCCTTGTAAGTTCTTTATTCTCTGACCTCAGCTCatgaaattttattctttccaaGATATTTCCCTTGTACATGTATTAACTGAGTTTATTTCTCGTGAAGCCATATTTGTGAGGACGGCGAAGTCCGCAACCCTTAGGGGTCAGTACGAGAAAttgtctaggctgccccctagtgagaaggactaccaccATATCGTGAATGACGCCACGATGCTGGCGTTCCAGTTGATTGGTGAAGGCCAGACATTGGCCTTAAGGACCCGGGCTACCCTCCCGGTAATCCACGAGCTCCCACACTCTCAagaagaggccttgccagccatcgAATGCGAGGACGAGGAAGAggatgaggtgcctcttgtgtGAAAGAGGCGGGTTCCTGAGGCTATTTAGGAACCTGATTTAGAGCGAGTTGCGTCAGGGGCAGCAGTcagcccctctggccaaggtaactcatatccttatagggaactagatagggctgttgtcgattttaggttagttagctTTAACCAAAATCATCTCGTCCATCATCATCCTAACAACCCAAACCATAATATCACCCTGCTCTAGTGTGTAGACCACTTGGTGGTGCGCCATGATaatagttaccctaagggcaccattgttgtcgataataccttaaattttaggtccgcCATATTTGAGGAGTACGGAACCAACCGTAGGACATGGCCTTCTCTGCTCCGGGGCGCCTTTGCCCCTAGATTTAagcagtacgtagatgagtccagccccgaggtagaaccacaacctgaacctcctaggatccaagaaatatTAGTCGTAGACTCTCCTTCTCCTCCAATAGCCCCAAGGccagaggtcgtgataatagactcctcccccagcccggagggtaggatctttatttattttcctttTGTATGTTTTTGACTTTATTTGAGAACTAATCCCCTCTTGTTCTTTTCAGACAAAGAGAATGGAACAAACCAAAGCTCCTGACCTCCGTACTGCTTTCCAAGCCGGGAAAACCGGCTCGGGCCCTATCATGAAGAGGCCCAGATTTACGAAGAAAGCCCCTCCGGCAGCGGGAaatgtcccaaaatcccctagTAAAGGGAAAGGCACGAGCTTGACAGCTCAAAGTGTCTTCCGTTACtgagaggaggattcctcctcctcctcttccaccTTGGTTCGCGCCTCCTGTGGATAaagtaatacaagctgatcctcCAACTCCCCCTGCCCCAGCTGCGACCGTccgaataccagtagatccccaAGATCTAGAGAAAATCCCTGAAGCCTTTTAGGGAATCCTTTACGAGACggcgagccacatggtggggcacgtCTATAAGGCCAGCTCAAGGGACTTGAGGACTATCGAGGAGCAGAGCTCGGAGAACATCCTGGAGTTAGCCCTGGAGATGAACCTTACAGAAGTTATCCTTTCTTTgtgacatctttctttttatCGCGTCTAAGGATATATCTgacttgccttgttattttgcaATCTGTCCTGGCTTAATATCGCAGTATAGCTCAgtctagggctagaaatgatgagctcaaGGCTGAAATAAATGCCACCAAGACTGCCCTGACAGcagctcaagaaggcgagcaggccacCAAAGCTGCCTTTGCGGCTACTCAAAAGAGCGAGTATGAAGCCAAGTTTGCTCTCGCCTCATCCTAGGAAAGagagcaggctgcaaagattgCCTTGGTTGCTCTCCAGGCTCAAACTGGACAACTCCAGGGtgaggttgatgaagccaaagcaaaactgctcgaggttgaggctgcagtcaaagaagagaAGGTGGCCTCATTGTCgtccatggaagatatgttgtaccattgctaggcctttaaccaggatgggaacttttctttcatggatCCCGcgttgtgggatccgtaccttgaaaaattcaaggctcggatcTTGCTAGAACCGTCAGAAACGGGGGATTTTTGCGACAGGCGAGCATGAAGGCGaggaggttacatcctcagagcaacctggaggagctcagtgacaatctttttccttttgtttttggtttttatatttgtttgtaaacaattgcctttgggctcaGTTTGAGGTttttgtaatatccaacattttcataatacatttatttataataaatcagagttttaatacataaaatgtacaagtttacaaatttaagaaatagt contains the following coding sequences:
- the LOC133788556 gene encoding probable pyridoxal 5'-phosphate synthase subunit PDX2, with the protein product MTIVGVLALQGSFNEHIAALRRIGVKGVEIRKPEQLQNVASLIIPGGESTTMAKLAEYHNLFPALREFVKIGKPVWGTCAGLIFLANKAIGQKEGGQELVGGLDCTVHRNFFGSQIQSFEAEIEAPELSSKEGGPETFRGVFIRAPAILEVGSEVQVLADYPVSSIKDSKPTKGSDSNSADGGQEGNTSSETRVIVAVKQGNLLATAFHPELTADTRWHSYFLKMMSEGSSSSTVSVGTDSHIIPPRIDFPIYQ